Proteins from a single region of Labedella gwakjiensis:
- a CDS encoding phosphotransferase enzyme family protein, with translation MLLRLPDSGEVAPVVRSQFDVPIVSLAPVIGGWDEDAAVWDGLDENGRRWAVKTSRRDITFGLAVASSLAEEGTLGIVAPLRACDGRPWAESGGAIVTVAPWVDGLDASDLGTEDVDWERFGGTLRAIHDHPAPPRPRPVRRGIRRSRRSMAALIDGLDRRFDVETISVPGGDALRATWRSARGRVDALAAAERLLKRRRTAVSRVTLHGDPHLGNVVLDSAGGPWLIDFDESTVAPREVDLMLIELGVLFSLPISDEQRCRFRTGYGSDAPVDEERLARFGAVRAIEDLVWTLHRALDDDPRAPAGYDETLDGMLGPAGQMAAVERALERLDTIPPRTTSKEQR, from the coding sequence ATGTTGCTCCGGCTGCCCGATTCGGGCGAGGTCGCCCCGGTGGTCCGGTCGCAATTCGACGTGCCGATCGTGTCGCTCGCGCCGGTCATCGGAGGATGGGACGAAGACGCGGCGGTGTGGGACGGCCTCGACGAGAACGGTCGACGGTGGGCCGTCAAGACCTCGCGTCGTGACATCACCTTCGGCTTGGCGGTGGCCTCCTCGCTCGCCGAGGAGGGGACGCTCGGGATCGTGGCGCCGCTGCGCGCCTGTGACGGCCGTCCGTGGGCCGAGTCCGGCGGTGCGATCGTGACGGTCGCTCCGTGGGTCGACGGCCTCGACGCGAGCGATCTCGGAACCGAAGACGTCGACTGGGAACGGTTCGGCGGTACCCTGCGGGCGATCCACGACCACCCGGCGCCTCCTCGACCGCGCCCGGTTCGGAGGGGCATCCGACGATCCCGACGCTCGATGGCCGCTCTCATCGACGGCCTCGACCGGCGCTTCGACGTCGAGACGATCTCGGTACCCGGCGGCGACGCCCTGCGCGCGACATGGCGGTCCGCGCGGGGAAGGGTCGACGCCCTGGCTGCAGCGGAACGGCTGCTCAAGCGTCGGCGAACCGCCGTTTCCCGCGTGACCCTCCACGGTGACCCGCACCTCGGCAACGTCGTCCTCGACTCCGCCGGCGGGCCGTGGCTCATCGACTTCGACGAGTCGACCGTGGCGCCGCGTGAAGTCGACCTCATGCTCATCGAGCTCGGCGTGCTCTTCTCGCTCCCCATCTCGGACGAGCAGCGCTGTCGGTTCCGCACCGGCTATGGGAGCGACGCCCCGGTCGACGAGGAGCGGCTCGCCCGCTTCGGCGCCGTGCGCGCGATTGAAGACCTCGTCTGGACCCTCCACCGCGCCCTCGATGACGACCCGCGCGCGCCCGCCGGCTATGACGAGACCCTCGACGGCATGCTCGGGCCGGCCGGTCAGATGGCGGCCGTCGAGCGGGCGCTCGAGCGGCTCGACACGATCCCTCCCCGCACCACGAGTAAGGAACAACGATGA
- a CDS encoding carbohydrate ABC transporter permease yields the protein MTSTVTSGDALAPPAASPLKRRRGGRNGSRAGRTVRLVLAIIVSAIVFFPLYWMVVIAFSPRGEVFQPGGVRLWPSTFSVENFESVFARFPVAEWFVNSVVIGIFVTVLTVAVNLLAGYAFARIPFAGRNILFLLALSTMMIPVQAIMVAQFRLVVDLQIYGTYWSVILPGAAAAFGIFLARQFFLAIPQELIEAAQIDGAGPVRTFVRIVLPLSKPLIAVLTLLTLLGSWNDFAWPLIALKDNALFTLPIGLLFLKGQSTPDYSASMALALVSVLPMVILFLAFQRYFIQGFARSGIR from the coding sequence ATGACATCGACCGTCACCTCGGGCGACGCCCTCGCCCCTCCCGCCGCATCACCCTTGAAACGACGTCGCGGCGGCCGGAACGGCTCCCGTGCGGGTCGTACCGTAAGGCTCGTTCTCGCGATCATCGTCTCCGCGATCGTCTTCTTCCCGCTCTATTGGATGGTGGTGATCGCCTTCTCACCACGTGGGGAGGTGTTCCAGCCGGGAGGCGTGCGACTCTGGCCGAGCACGTTCAGCGTCGAGAATTTCGAGTCGGTGTTCGCGAGGTTCCCCGTGGCGGAGTGGTTCGTGAACTCGGTCGTCATCGGGATCTTCGTCACGGTGCTCACCGTGGCGGTCAATCTCCTCGCGGGTTATGCGTTCGCGCGCATCCCGTTCGCCGGTCGCAACATCCTCTTCCTCCTCGCCCTGTCGACGATGATGATCCCGGTGCAGGCCATCATGGTGGCGCAGTTCCGCCTCGTCGTCGATCTGCAGATCTACGGGACCTACTGGTCCGTCATCCTCCCGGGAGCGGCGGCGGCGTTCGGCATCTTCCTGGCACGCCAGTTCTTCCTGGCCATCCCGCAGGAGCTCATCGAGGCGGCGCAGATCGACGGAGCCGGACCGGTGCGCACGTTCGTGCGCATCGTGCTCCCCCTGAGCAAGCCCCTCATCGCTGTACTCACCCTCCTCACGCTGCTCGGCAGCTGGAACGACTTCGCGTGGCCACTCATCGCGCTCAAGGACAACGCGCTCTTCACGCTCCCGATCGGGTTGCTGTTCCTGAAGGGCCAGTCGACGCCCGACTACAGCGCGAGCATGGCGCTCGCGCTCGTCTCGGTTCTGCCGATGGTGATCCTGTTCCTCGCGTTCCAGCGCTACTTCATCCAGGGCTTCGCGCGCAGCGGCATCCGCTAG
- a CDS encoding phytoene desaturase family protein codes for MTYDYDVVIVGGGHNALVAAAYLGRAGKSVLILERLSQVGGAAVSAEAFSGVDAKLSRYSYLVSLLPPRVIEELGLHLTLAPRTIASYTPDPATNGETGLLVANDDAERTGASFARIGAAADAARFDLFSEHCRVLTEALWPTMLAPLPTRSEARARVIATGDSRAADVWDAMIEKPIGHVIEQNHESDLVRGVLFTDALIGTFAGPYDEDLEQNRCFLYHLIGQGDGRWDVPVGGMGAVTGELALAARREGADIRTDAEVVAVTPDGRVRFVDGSERREERSVTGRWILSGVARSTLDGLVEAAGFDATPAAHAEPGHANPGGHPREGAQVKVNLLLSRLPRLNDPDVSPEEAFAGTFHINESWSQLESARQQALSGRIPSPLPCEIYCHTLTDPSILSDELRASGAHTLTVFGLHVPDRLLDGMDDGEARAALTRAVLESLDSVLAEPIEDVILRDPSGALCIETKTTRDLEHVLGLPKGNIFHGGLDWPFLEDDAPRDTPARRWGVDTAHERILVCGSSARRGGAVSGFGGHSAAMAVIEADGTGTR; via the coding sequence GTGACATACGACTACGACGTGGTCATCGTCGGAGGTGGTCACAACGCCCTCGTCGCCGCCGCGTACCTCGGGCGGGCCGGCAAGAGCGTCCTCATCCTCGAACGCCTGTCGCAGGTGGGCGGCGCTGCCGTCTCGGCCGAGGCGTTCTCCGGAGTGGACGCGAAGCTCTCGCGCTACTCGTACCTCGTGAGCCTCCTGCCGCCGCGCGTCATCGAGGAGCTCGGCCTCCACCTCACCCTGGCGCCGCGCACGATCGCGTCCTACACGCCCGATCCGGCGACGAACGGCGAGACGGGCCTCCTCGTGGCGAACGACGATGCCGAGCGCACGGGTGCCTCGTTCGCCCGCATCGGTGCGGCGGCCGACGCTGCGCGGTTCGACCTCTTCTCCGAGCACTGTCGCGTGCTCACGGAAGCGCTCTGGCCCACGATGCTCGCGCCGCTGCCCACCCGCAGCGAGGCACGCGCGCGCGTGATCGCCACCGGCGACAGCCGTGCGGCCGACGTGTGGGACGCCATGATCGAGAAGCCCATCGGCCACGTGATCGAGCAGAACCACGAGAGCGATCTCGTCCGCGGCGTCCTCTTCACCGACGCCCTCATCGGCACTTTCGCGGGGCCGTACGACGAGGACCTCGAGCAGAACCGCTGCTTCCTCTACCACCTCATCGGGCAGGGCGACGGCCGCTGGGACGTGCCCGTCGGCGGCATGGGTGCCGTCACCGGCGAACTCGCGCTCGCGGCGCGGCGGGAAGGTGCGGACATCCGCACCGACGCCGAGGTCGTCGCGGTCACGCCGGACGGCCGAGTCCGCTTCGTCGACGGGAGCGAGCGCCGCGAGGAGCGTTCCGTCACGGGTCGGTGGATCCTGTCGGGGGTCGCCCGCAGCACGCTCGACGGGCTCGTCGAAGCAGCCGGATTCGATGCGACGCCGGCTGCTCACGCCGAACCGGGTCACGCGAACCCCGGCGGACACCCGCGCGAGGGGGCGCAGGTGAAGGTCAACCTGCTGCTCTCCCGCCTCCCGCGCCTCAACGACCCGGACGTCTCGCCGGAGGAGGCCTTCGCCGGCACCTTCCACATCAACGAGTCGTGGTCGCAGCTCGAGAGCGCGCGCCAGCAGGCGCTGTCCGGCCGGATTCCATCACCGCTGCCGTGCGAGATCTACTGCCACACCCTCACGGACCCGAGCATCCTCTCGGACGAGCTCCGTGCATCCGGCGCCCACACTCTCACGGTGTTCGGCCTGCACGTCCCCGATCGCCTGCTCGACGGGATGGACGACGGCGAGGCGCGGGCCGCGCTCACCCGCGCCGTCCTCGAATCGCTCGACAGCGTCCTCGCCGAACCGATCGAGGACGTGATCCTGCGCGACCCGTCCGGCGCCCTCTGCATCGAGACCAAGACGACACGCGACCTCGAGCACGTGCTCGGGCTGCCGAAGGGCAACATCTTCCACGGCGGTCTCGATTGGCCCTTCCTGGAGGACGACGCTCCGCGCGATACACCGGCCCGACGCTGGGGTGTCGACACCGCCCACGAACGCATCCTCGTGTGCGGCTCGAGCGCTCGCCGCGGCGGAGCCGTGAGCGGTTTCGGCGGGCACAGCGCCGCGATGGCCGTGATCGAGGCCGACGGCACGGGCACCCGCTAG
- a CDS encoding DNA-3-methyladenine glycosylase family protein, whose translation MSDPVTLAELPQLADITAPIEPLLEFGAVERHAVDSYAVDSHAVEGRAAEARAVGSRSLAGQTVAALTDAAPSPRSRSTASSRPAPDPHVSTVYRPTGHIDLAATVTVFSRGGDGPCFRRDSSGVWLTMRTPLGGATLWLRQRRGSGDGGEIDARAWGPGREWAIARVPHLLGADDDWSALDVSSSPLLSEVLRRNPGIRLASGGLVFEMLVPAIIEQKVTVVEAWGAWRRLVRRHGEAAPGPAPEGMFVVPSAEAWRFIPSWEWHAAGVDPRRSQTVVRASRVAEAIDRAADAHPLEAGRRLQSLPGIGVWTSAEVTLRAHGDADAVSVGDYHLAATVGTALTGQPVDDDGMLELLAPWAGQRQRVLRLIELSGIRKPRRGPRITIQDHRSH comes from the coding sequence ATGTCCGATCCCGTCACCCTCGCCGAGCTTCCGCAGCTCGCCGACATCACCGCGCCGATCGAGCCCCTGCTCGAGTTCGGTGCTGTCGAGCGTCATGCTGTCGACAGTTATGCCGTCGACAGTCATGCGGTCGAGGGGCGAGCAGCCGAGGCGCGGGCGGTGGGATCCCGATCGCTCGCCGGCCAGACCGTCGCTGCGCTGACCGACGCGGCGCCGTCACCTCGTTCGCGGTCGACCGCATCGTCCCGCCCGGCTCCGGACCCGCATGTGTCCACGGTCTACCGACCCACCGGACACATCGACCTCGCCGCCACCGTCACGGTGTTCTCCCGCGGGGGAGACGGGCCGTGCTTCCGCCGCGACTCGTCCGGCGTGTGGCTCACGATGCGCACGCCCCTCGGCGGCGCCACCCTGTGGTTGCGTCAGCGGCGCGGTTCGGGGGACGGCGGCGAGATCGATGCGCGTGCCTGGGGCCCCGGCCGCGAGTGGGCGATCGCGCGCGTGCCGCATCTCCTCGGTGCGGACGACGACTGGTCGGCGCTCGACGTGTCTTCGAGTCCGCTCCTGTCTGAGGTGCTGCGACGCAATCCCGGCATCCGACTGGCGTCCGGCGGACTCGTCTTCGAGATGCTCGTACCGGCCATCATCGAGCAGAAGGTCACGGTCGTGGAGGCGTGGGGGGCATGGCGGCGACTCGTTCGGCGCCACGGCGAGGCGGCGCCCGGCCCCGCCCCCGAGGGCATGTTCGTCGTGCCGAGCGCCGAAGCCTGGCGTTTCATCCCCAGTTGGGAGTGGCATGCGGCAGGAGTGGATCCGCGTCGCTCGCAGACCGTCGTGCGCGCCAGCCGTGTGGCCGAGGCGATCGACCGCGCGGCCGACGCCCACCCGCTCGAGGCCGGTCGTCGGCTGCAGAGCCTCCCGGGCATCGGCGTGTGGACGTCGGCCGAGGTCACGCTGCGCGCCCATGGCGACGCCGACGCTGTGAGCGTCGGCGACTACCATCTGGCGGCCACCGTGGGCACGGCGCTCACGGGGCAGCCGGTGGACGACGACGGCATGCTCGAGCTCCTCGCGCCATGGGCCGGGCAGCGTCAGCGCGTGCTCCGCCTCATCGAGCTGAGCGGCATCCGGAAGCCGCGTCGCGGCCCGCGCATCACGATCCAGGACCATCGCAGCCACTGA
- a CDS encoding BCCT family transporter: MDDSNETTRPSDSPSPEARTTQQPSHGAPPPDATTDPSADSIHPALIPGLGVEQTGRAFRTDRVVFGVALGFAVAFIAWGVLAGDSLSATASGALAWVVEYMGFFFTTLATVVLIFMLYVGFGRYGRIRLGRDDEEPEYKVFSWISMLFAAGMGIGLVFWGAAEPLTFFETPPPGTVEANTLEAMETAQVQVLYHWGPQAWSFYALVGGAIAYGAYRKGRTPLISSIFAPLLGEQRTTGPIGRVIDIFAIIVTLFGTAASLGLGALQIGRGVELVTGLGELGNGLLIGVIAILTAAFIASAVSGVSKGIKALSNINSVMAILLAFFVFFVGPSMLILNVIPSVAAHFIGDLPDLIGRSGAQGEETQSFLSAWTIFYWAWWISWSPFVGMFIAKISRGRTLRQFVAVVVLVPSAVSFIWFAIFGTTAIDQQMNGAGLEVDPPENVLFGVLGNLPFAGFTTVLLGILVAIFFVTGADSASLVMGTLSQQGRPDPSRWITVVWGTLVGAIAAVLLATGDGSGDGLTALQNATIVAALPFGVIMAAMMVAFLKDLRRDPLILRDAYAERAVRHSVRAGLEEYGDDFALVPTEYDHSKDDLAWVEPNVDEEFAKVYETSETGMMPIITDEAAQRAQGETSDESIPDRSTWAPPGIGGETPGAGPGSNPVREGPDAPRRDPSA, encoded by the coding sequence GTGGACGATTCGAACGAGACGACCAGGCCCAGCGATTCTCCCTCACCGGAGGCTCGGACGACGCAGCAACCATCGCACGGCGCACCCCCTCCCGACGCCACGACCGACCCCTCGGCCGACAGCATCCACCCTGCCCTCATCCCCGGACTCGGGGTCGAGCAGACCGGCCGAGCCTTCCGCACGGACCGCGTGGTGTTCGGTGTGGCACTCGGTTTCGCCGTGGCGTTCATCGCCTGGGGCGTGCTCGCGGGCGACAGCCTCTCCGCCACCGCGAGCGGGGCGCTCGCCTGGGTCGTGGAGTACATGGGCTTCTTCTTCACGACGCTCGCGACCGTCGTCCTCATCTTCATGCTCTACGTCGGCTTCGGCCGGTACGGCCGCATCCGCCTCGGACGTGATGACGAGGAGCCCGAGTACAAGGTGTTCTCGTGGATCTCGATGCTCTTCGCCGCCGGCATGGGCATCGGACTCGTGTTCTGGGGGGCTGCCGAGCCGTTGACGTTCTTCGAGACCCCGCCGCCCGGCACCGTCGAGGCGAACACGCTCGAGGCGATGGAGACCGCCCAGGTGCAGGTGCTGTACCACTGGGGTCCGCAGGCGTGGTCGTTCTACGCCCTCGTCGGCGGCGCGATCGCGTACGGCGCCTACCGCAAGGGGCGTACCCCGCTCATCTCCTCGATCTTCGCGCCGCTGCTCGGCGAGCAGCGCACGACCGGCCCCATCGGCCGCGTCATCGACATCTTCGCGATCATCGTGACCCTGTTCGGCACGGCCGCGTCGCTCGGCCTCGGCGCCCTGCAGATCGGTCGCGGCGTCGAGCTCGTGACGGGTCTCGGTGAGCTCGGCAACGGTCTGCTCATCGGTGTCATCGCCATCCTCACGGCCGCGTTCATCGCCTCGGCTGTCTCGGGTGTCTCGAAGGGCATCAAGGCCCTGTCGAACATCAACTCGGTCATGGCGATCCTGCTCGCCTTCTTCGTGTTCTTCGTGGGCCCGTCGATGCTGATCCTCAACGTGATCCCGTCGGTCGCCGCGCACTTCATCGGCGACCTCCCCGACCTCATCGGCCGCTCCGGTGCGCAGGGCGAGGAGACGCAGTCCTTCCTGTCGGCGTGGACGATCTTCTACTGGGCGTGGTGGATCTCGTGGTCCCCGTTCGTCGGGATGTTCATCGCCAAGATCTCGCGCGGACGCACGCTGCGCCAGTTCGTCGCCGTCGTCGTGCTCGTGCCGTCGGCCGTGTCGTTCATCTGGTTCGCCATCTTCGGCACGACCGCGATCGACCAGCAGATGAACGGTGCCGGCCTCGAGGTGGACCCGCCCGAGAACGTGCTCTTCGGCGTGCTCGGCAACCTGCCCTTCGCCGGCTTCACGACCGTCCTCCTCGGCATCCTCGTCGCGATCTTCTTCGTGACGGGAGCCGACTCCGCCTCGCTCGTCATGGGCACGCTCTCCCAGCAGGGGCGCCCGGATCCGTCGCGCTGGATCACCGTCGTGTGGGGAACGCTCGTCGGCGCGATCGCCGCCGTGTTGCTCGCCACCGGCGACGGCTCGGGCGACGGCCTGACCGCGTTGCAGAACGCCACGATCGTGGCCGCGCTGCCGTTCGGTGTCATCATGGCGGCCATGATGGTGGCCTTCCTGAAGGACCTGCGCCGAGATCCGCTCATCCTGCGTGACGCGTACGCCGAGCGGGCCGTGCGCCACAGCGTCCGCGCCGGCCTCGAGGAGTACGGCGACGACTTCGCCCTCGTGCCCACCGAGTACGACCACTCGAAGGACGACCTGGCGTGGGTCGAGCCGAACGTGGACGAGGAGTTCGCGAAGGTCTACGAGACGTCCGAGACCGGCATGATGCCGATCATCACGGACGAGGCGGCGCAGAGGGCGCAGGGGGAGACGTCCGACGAGAGCATCCCCGACCGCTCCACGTGGGCTCCTCCCGGCATCGGCGGCGAGACCCCTGGTGCCGGTCCGGGTTCCAACCCGGTGCGCGAGGGACCGGACGCACCGCGCCGCGACCCCTCCGCGTAA
- a CDS encoding ABC transporter substrate-binding protein: MTTRRMALAGLGVASAVALTGCTGFTGGGAGGDAADGSLTFTTWASESEEAAFTSLVERFESENEGVDIDLNVVPYDQMFTNIDAQLSTGEAPDVFRVDYGNLGVYSSQDQLLDLSGYVTDEESSLFTPAMWEAVSYDGVPYGVPHQTDVSALLLNIPMLEAAGITDIPTTQEDAWTWDEFADVATTLRASLPEDKYPFVYNWQLGGTPRWLSWLFQADGALLEEDGTTPAVDSAAGAEALDFTKSFYDNGWVPPTSSVKASTYADAFFTEESVAMAFAGSFLVPDIDNLAGFEWAATPMPVNDRGATDLGGNALVATKDTSNPELAAQFLEFMVQADTMSEFCAATNELPTRTDIDPSAIEFAVRPDVMPVFVEQATTIEPEDVKQLTSPYLAEIAVAMQDQLEAAFVSGQSTEDTLANLSSAIEQATD; encoded by the coding sequence ATGACCACACGACGAATGGCCCTCGCGGGCCTGGGTGTCGCCAGCGCCGTCGCGCTGACCGGCTGCACCGGCTTCACGGGCGGAGGGGCCGGAGGCGACGCCGCCGACGGCTCGCTCACCTTCACCACCTGGGCGAGCGAATCGGAGGAGGCCGCCTTCACCTCCCTCGTCGAGCGCTTCGAGTCCGAGAACGAGGGGGTGGACATCGACCTCAATGTCGTCCCGTACGACCAGATGTTCACGAACATCGACGCTCAGTTGAGCACGGGGGAGGCGCCCGACGTCTTCCGCGTGGACTACGGCAACCTCGGCGTCTACTCGAGCCAGGACCAGCTGCTCGACCTGAGCGGCTACGTCACCGACGAGGAGTCGAGCCTGTTCACACCGGCCATGTGGGAGGCGGTCTCCTACGACGGCGTTCCCTACGGGGTGCCCCACCAGACCGACGTCTCGGCGCTCCTCCTCAACATCCCGATGCTCGAGGCGGCCGGGATCACCGACATCCCGACCACGCAGGAGGATGCGTGGACGTGGGACGAGTTCGCCGACGTCGCCACGACCCTCCGTGCCTCCCTCCCCGAGGACAAGTACCCCTTCGTCTACAACTGGCAGCTCGGCGGCACGCCCCGATGGCTCAGTTGGCTCTTCCAGGCCGACGGCGCGCTCCTCGAGGAGGACGGCACGACCCCGGCCGTCGACTCGGCCGCCGGCGCCGAGGCCCTCGACTTCACGAAGAGCTTCTACGACAACGGCTGGGTGCCGCCCACGAGCTCGGTGAAGGCTTCCACGTACGCCGATGCCTTCTTCACCGAGGAATCCGTGGCGATGGCCTTTGCCGGGTCCTTCCTCGTGCCGGACATCGACAACCTCGCGGGCTTCGAATGGGCCGCGACGCCCATGCCCGTGAACGACCGCGGCGCGACCGACCTCGGTGGCAACGCCCTCGTCGCCACGAAGGACACCTCGAACCCCGAGCTGGCGGCGCAATTCCTCGAGTTCATGGTCCAGGCGGACACGATGTCCGAGTTCTGCGCGGCCACGAACGAACTCCCGACCCGCACCGACATCGACCCGTCGGCGATCGAGTTCGCGGTGCGGCCCGATGTGATGCCCGTGTTCGTCGAGCAGGCCACGACGATCGAGCCGGAGGACGTGAAGCAACTGACCTCGCCGTACCTCGCCGAGATCGCTGTGGCGATGCAGGATCAGCTCGAGGCCGCTTTCGTGAGCGGGCAGAGCACCGAGGACACGCTCGCGAACCTCAGCTCGGCGATCGAACAGGCGACCGACTGA
- a CDS encoding FAD-binding oxidoreductase, producing MPSPASGLPVRRRTLIVGGATAFGAGALLALVGCAPEDSAVAPTQTPTPTPLTWEQFAESVDGSVLRYADPGYDTARLVQNPRYDTARPDGILLAASVDDVVAGLAFARAAGVPVALRSGGHSYPGWSAGGADGTDVPSSLVIDTSGLDAATVSGESLTVGPGARLAAVYAALGEAGRAIGSGSCGTVGIGGITLGGGVGVLSRSFGLTSDQLTEVEIVTADGRVVRANADTESDIFWACRGGGGGSIGVVTSLTFTTRAAPEVSSFSFAFPWEDAVSVLGAWEEWAPAADDRLWSTLKMLGGGRHASGPSITVSGTWTGPAEELQPLLDEFTDPLVWRFGIRATSTDPVRRSYSDAMLHYAGCSTAEECTTGSGGVLTRVSASATSSIGSRALTVAEATQLVDAVTAAAAMAGLVEGGVALDALGGAVARVAADATPVPFRNALYTVQYTATFADGTDPAPFDAFVRGTRFSMIPAWGTSAYVNYADAAVEDPARDYFGANADRLAAIKKAVDPDRVFAQPHFI from the coding sequence ATGCCCTCCCCTGCTTCCGGTCTCCCGGTCCGTCGGAGGACGCTCATCGTCGGCGGGGCCACCGCTTTCGGTGCCGGCGCCCTCCTGGCTCTCGTCGGATGCGCGCCGGAGGACTCGGCCGTCGCGCCGACACAGACTCCAACGCCCACTCCGCTCACCTGGGAGCAGTTCGCCGAATCGGTCGACGGCTCGGTCCTCCGCTATGCCGATCCCGGCTATGACACGGCTCGGCTCGTGCAGAATCCCCGCTACGACACCGCGCGACCCGACGGCATCCTTCTGGCCGCTTCGGTGGACGACGTCGTAGCCGGTCTCGCCTTCGCGCGTGCCGCCGGCGTGCCCGTGGCGCTCCGCTCCGGTGGCCACAGCTACCCCGGATGGTCTGCCGGTGGCGCGGACGGCACCGATGTGCCCTCGTCCCTCGTCATCGACACGTCCGGGCTCGATGCGGCGACCGTCTCCGGCGAGAGCCTCACCGTGGGACCGGGGGCGCGTCTCGCCGCCGTGTACGCGGCCCTCGGCGAGGCGGGTCGAGCCATCGGGTCCGGGTCGTGCGGAACCGTCGGCATCGGGGGGATCACGTTGGGCGGCGGCGTCGGTGTGCTGTCGCGCTCGTTCGGGCTCACGTCCGATCAGCTCACGGAGGTCGAGATCGTCACGGCCGACGGCCGCGTCGTCCGCGCGAACGCCGACACGGAGAGCGACATCTTCTGGGCGTGCCGCGGTGGCGGTGGCGGGTCGATCGGGGTCGTCACCTCACTCACGTTCACCACCCGGGCGGCACCGGAGGTCTCATCCTTCTCGTTCGCCTTCCCGTGGGAGGACGCCGTCTCGGTGCTCGGAGCGTGGGAGGAGTGGGCCCCCGCAGCCGACGACCGGCTCTGGTCCACGCTGAAGATGCTCGGCGGGGGACGTCACGCGTCCGGACCGTCCATCACCGTGTCGGGTACGTGGACCGGGCCGGCAGAGGAACTCCAGCCTCTCCTCGACGAGTTCACGGACCCGCTCGTGTGGCGCTTCGGGATCCGGGCCACGTCGACGGATCCGGTTCGCCGGTCGTACTCCGACGCGATGCTCCACTACGCCGGATGCTCCACCGCGGAGGAATGCACCACGGGTTCGGGCGGCGTGCTCACGCGGGTGTCGGCGAGCGCCACCTCGAGCATCGGCAGCCGCGCACTCACCGTGGCCGAGGCGACCCAGCTCGTCGACGCCGTCACCGCGGCGGCGGCCATGGCGGGCCTCGTCGAGGGAGGTGTCGCCTTGGACGCCCTCGGCGGCGCGGTCGCCCGAGTCGCCGCCGACGCGACACCCGTGCCGTTCCGGAATGCTCTCTACACGGTGCAGTACACGGCGACCTTCGCCGACGGCACGGACCCGGCGCCGTTCGACGCGTTCGTGCGCGGCACGAGGTTCTCCATGATTCCCGCGTGGGGTACGTCCGCATATGTGAACTATGCGGATGCGGCCGTCGAGGACCCGGCGCGCGACTACTTCGGAGCCAACGCGGATCGACTCGCCGCGATCAAGAAGGCCGTCGACCCCGACCGCGTCTTCGCCCAGCCCCACTTCATCTGA
- a CDS encoding carbohydrate ABC transporter permease has product MTTAAVRDRAGVPASGRRRAARRRDTLTGYAFVAPNMLLMGLFLFVPIAFAIQLSLQDTQGFGDPEWIGLGNYARMAADPIFWQSLGNTLVFTAITVPIELAGGLALAVLLNSGLPASGVFRTLIVLPLVISGVASGMIAVTIFSQGSGIINKALVSLGLSPVAWQSDGTAAFVSVMITAIWLRIGFNMVIYLAGLQSISPELYEAARIDNANRWQLFRYITVPLVGPSTFFLLIMNVIASFQVFDVVFVMTGGGPGYATSVLGTYAYRNGFQIREQGYGAAIGVVILVITLIFTYVQWRASRTRDLVE; this is encoded by the coding sequence ATGACGACGGCGGCCGTGCGCGACCGCGCCGGCGTTCCCGCGTCGGGGCGGCGGCGCGCGGCGCGCCGTCGTGACACGCTCACGGGGTACGCGTTCGTCGCGCCGAACATGCTCCTCATGGGGTTGTTCCTGTTCGTGCCGATCGCGTTCGCGATCCAGTTGTCGCTCCAGGACACCCAGGGCTTCGGGGACCCGGAATGGATCGGTCTCGGCAACTACGCCCGAATGGCCGCCGACCCGATCTTCTGGCAGAGCCTCGGGAACACCCTCGTCTTCACGGCGATCACGGTGCCGATCGAACTCGCGGGCGGGCTCGCACTCGCCGTGCTCCTGAACTCCGGCCTTCCCGCGAGCGGCGTCTTCCGGACGCTCATCGTGCTGCCGCTCGTGATCTCGGGGGTCGCGTCGGGAATGATCGCGGTGACGATCTTCAGCCAGGGCTCCGGGATCATCAACAAGGCGCTCGTCTCGCTCGGGCTCTCGCCCGTGGCGTGGCAGTCGGACGGCACCGCCGCCTTCGTGTCAGTGATGATCACGGCGATCTGGCTGCGGATCGGCTTCAACATGGTGATCTACCTCGCCGGACTCCAGTCGATCTCGCCCGAGCTGTACGAGGCGGCCCGCATCGACAACGCGAACCGGTGGCAGCTGTTCCGCTACATCACGGTGCCGCTCGTAGGGCCGTCGACGTTCTTCCTCCTGATCATGAACGTGATCGCGTCGTTCCAGGTGTTCGATGTGGTGTTCGTCATGACGGGCGGCGGGCCGGGCTACGCCACGTCCGTTCTCGGCACGTATGCGTACCGGAACGGGTTCCAGATCCGCGAGCAGGGATACGGCGCCGCCATCGGTGTCGTCATCCTCGTCATCACTCTGATCTTCACTTATGTGCAGTGGCGGGCCAGCCGCACGCGCGACCTCGTCGAATAG